The Desulfovibrio sp. Fe33 genome contains the following window.
CAGCTTTCCCAGGCAATGGCCGATTACGGTACCGCCGTTTCCAAGCTTTACGTGGCCATGGGCGAGAAGAATCTCGGCCTCAAGGAGGTCAAGTAGCCGCATGACGTTCGGGCGCAAGCGCACCTGGCTCGCCAAGGGCATGAAATGTGAGAAGTGCGGTCTTGACCTGACCACGTACAGGGGATGCCGCGAGGTGACGCTGAAGTGTCCATCCTGCGGCGAGGTCTATGATCTCAGGGAATTCTCGGCCAGGATGGACGAGGACTTCGAGGAGGAAATGGGTTTTGTGCCCATGGACCGGATTTGACTCTCCGCCAAAA
Protein-coding sequences here:
- a CDS encoding dual CXXC motif small (seleno)protein; translation: MTFGRKRTWLAKGMKCEKCGLDLTTYRGCREVTLKCPSCGEVYDLREFSARMDEDFEEEMGFVPMDRI